Proteins co-encoded in one Prunus persica cultivar Lovell chromosome G6, Prunus_persica_NCBIv2, whole genome shotgun sequence genomic window:
- the LOC18773068 gene encoding transcription factor AS1 gives MEMKERQRWRAEEDALLRAYVQQYGPREWNLVSQRMNTPLNRDAKSCLERWKNYLKPGIKKGSLTEEEQRLVICLQAKHGNKWKKIAAEVPGRTAKRLGKWWEVFKEKQQREQKNNKTVDPVDEGKYDRILETFAEKLVQERAAPSYLMATSNGSYLHTETSSPAPTMLPPWLSNSNVTSNVRPPSPSVTLSLSPTVAPSPPIPWLQPDRGSDNSIVLGNMPHHGSVPVCGENLVISELVECSRELEEVHRAWAAHKKEASWRLRRVELQLESEKACRRREKMEEIEAKVKALREEQKAALDRIEAEYREQLAGLRRDAEAKEQKLTEQWVAKHLRLSKFLDQMGGRPRLAEPNGR, from the coding sequence ATGGAAATGAAGGAGAGACAACGTTGGAGAGCTGAAGAGGACGCTTTGTTACGTGCGTATGTGCAGCAATATGGACCAAGGGAGTGGAACCTTGTATCACAGCGCATGAATACGCCCCTAAACAGGGATGCCAAATCTTGCTTAGAAAGGTGGAAGAATTATCTCAAGCCCGGCATCAAGAAGGGATCACTTACTGAAGAGGAGCAGCGCCTTGTCAtttgccttcaagccaaacaCGGTaataaatggaagaaaattgcGGCTGAAGTCCCTGGACGTACTGCTAAGAGATTGGGTAAGTGGTGGGAAGTGTTCAAAGAGAAGCAGCAGAGAGAACAGAAAAACAATAAGACAGTTGACCCTGTTGACGAGGGTAAATACGATAGAATTCTTGAAACTTTTGCTGAGAAGCTAGTGCAGGAGCGTGCTGCCCCCTCATATCTCATGGCTACTTCAAATGGGTCCTATCTTCATACTGAAACATCTTCTCCTGCGCCTACGATGCTTCCTCCTTGGCTTTCTAATTCCAATGTGACCTCCAATGTCAGGCCACCATCTCCGTCTGTTACCCTGAGTCTGTCTCCAACAGTTGCACCCTCTCCTCCAATCCCTTGGCTGCAGCCTGATAGAGGATCAGATAATAGTATTGTTTTGGGCAATATGCCACATCATGGCTCAGTTCCTGTTTGTGGAGAGAACCTTGTAATATCTGAGTTGGTAGAGTGCTCAAGAGAGTTGGAGGAAGTGCACCGTGCTTGGGCAGCGCATAAAAAGGAAGCATCCTGGAGGTTAAGGAGAGTAGAATTGCAACTGGAATCGGAGAAGGCTTGTCGGAGGAGGGAGAAGATGGAAGAGATTGAGGCGAAGGTGAAAGCTCTAAGGGAAGAGCAGAAGGCTGCTCTGGATAGGATTGAAGCAGAATACAGGGAACAATTAGCAGGGCTAAGGAGAGATGCCGAAGCAAAGGAACAGAAGTTGACCGAGCAATGGGTTGCAAAGCATTTGCGTCTCTCCAAGTTTCTTGACCAGATGGGTGGCAGGCCAAGGCTGGCTGAGCCTAATGGCCGGTGA
- the LOC18774236 gene encoding probable serine/threonine-protein kinase PBL11 produces MGVCWSNKIKAETPSHTGFNSKNGSASNSKASSGSMPVTPRSEGEILQSTKLKSIGFSELKNATRNFRPDSVLGDGGFGSVFKGWIDESSFIATKAGTGMVIAVKRLNQDGIQGHKEWLTEINYLGELHHPNLVKLIGYCLEDDHRLLVYEFMPKGSMENHLFRRSSHFQPLSWSLRMKIALGAARGLAFLHNAETQVIHRDFKSANILLDSNYNAKLSDFGLARDGPTGDKSHVSTRVIGTQGYAAPEYLATGHLTAKSDIYSFGVVLLEMLSGRRAIDKNRPTGEHNLVEWAKPYLRNKRRVFRVIDSRLEGQYSLNRAQKAANLALQCLSIDPKYRPDVNEVVTTLEELQETKDMQKSTQKENHVTSHGHSNGAPNASRVTAYPRPSASPLFA; encoded by the exons ATGGGGGTTTGCTGGAGCAACAAAATCAAGGCTGAAACTCCTTCTCATACAG GATTCAATTCTAAAAATGGGAGTGCTTCAAATAGCAAGGCGTCATCAGGTTCCATGCCTGTCACTCCTCGGAGTGAGGGTGAGATCTTACAATCTACTAAATTGAAGAGTATCGGCTTCAGTGAGCTCAAAAATGCCACAAGAAACTTCCGTCCTGACAGTGTACTAGGAGATGGCGGTTTTGGTTCTGTTTTCAAAGGTTGGATTGATGAAAGTTCTTTCATAGCTACCAAGGCCGGTACTGGCATGGTGATTGCCGTGAAGAGGCTCAACCAAGATGGAATCCAGGGTCACAAGGAATGGTTG ACAGAAATCAACTATCTTGGGGAGCTGCATCACCCTAATCTTGTGAAATTAATTGGTTATTGCTTAGAGGATGATCATCGGCTCTTAGTTTACGAGTTCATGCCTAAGGGTAGCATGGAAAATCATCTATTCAGGA GAAGTTCTCACTTTCAGCCACTATCTTGGAGCCTTAGAATGAAAATCGCCCTTGGTGCTGCAAGGGGACTTGCTTTTCTCCACAATGCTGAAACACAAGTCATACATCGTGACTTCAAGTCGGCTAACATTTTGCTCGACTCG AACTACAATGCAAAGCTGTCTGATTTTGGATTAGCCAGGGATGGCCCAACTGGTGACAAGAGCCATGTCTCTACTAGGGTCATTGGAACTCAAGGATATGCTGCTCCTGAGTATTTAGCCACAG GTCATCTTACTGCCAAGAGTGACATATACAGTTTTGGAGTTGTTCTACTAGAAATGTTATCCGGACGACGAGCTATAGATAAGAACAGACCAACTGGAGAACACAACCTGGTGGAGTGGGCAAAACCATACCTGAGAAACAAACGCCGGGTTTTTCGTGTTATTGATTCTCGACTTGAAGGCCAGTACTCACTCAATCGGGCCCAAAAGGCTGCCAACCTTGCACTTCAATGTCTTTCTATAGATCCTAAGTACAGACCCGACGTGAACGAAGTGGTAACAACACTGGAGGAGCTTCAGGAGACAAAGGACATGCAGAAAAGTACTCAGAAAGAGAACCATGTAACTAGTCATGGCCATTCTAACGGTGCTCCTAATGCTTCCAGAGTGACTGCTTATCCCAGGCCTTCTGCATCCCCACTTTTTGCTTGA